In Methylomagnum ishizawai, one DNA window encodes the following:
- the plsY gene encoding glycerol-3-phosphate 1-O-acyltransferase PlsY: protein MLEWILIPLAYGLGSLSSAVLVSRLFDLPDPREEGSKNPGATNVLRLGGKKAAIITLLGDALKGLIPVLIAKGLGAEPMVVGLVGLAAFIGHLFPVFFGFKGGKGVATALGILSGFAWGVGAAALATWIGVAFAFRYSSLSALVAAALAPVYVWLWAGQSPALTAVAVVMSALLFWRHKGNIERLLKGEESKIGNKKG from the coding sequence ATGTTGGAATGGATTTTGATTCCTTTGGCCTATGGGTTGGGTTCCTTGTCCAGCGCGGTGCTGGTCAGCCGCCTGTTCGATCTGCCCGACCCCCGCGAGGAGGGCTCCAAGAATCCCGGCGCGACCAATGTGCTGCGCCTCGGCGGCAAGAAAGCCGCCATCATCACCCTGCTGGGCGATGCGCTGAAAGGCTTGATCCCGGTGTTGATCGCCAAGGGATTGGGCGCGGAACCCATGGTTGTGGGATTGGTGGGGCTGGCCGCGTTCATCGGCCATTTGTTCCCGGTGTTCTTCGGCTTCAAGGGCGGGAAGGGCGTCGCCACGGCCTTGGGGATTTTGAGCGGGTTCGCTTGGGGGGTCGGCGCGGCGGCGCTGGCGACCTGGATCGGTGTGGCCTTCGCCTTCCGCTATTCCTCGCTGTCGGCCTTGGTGGCGGCGGCTTTGGCCCCGGTCTATGTCTGGCTGTGGGCGGGGCAGTCGCCCGCGCTGACCGCCGTCGCCGTGGTGATGAGCGCCCTGTTGTTCTGGCGGCATAAGGGCAATATCGAACGCTTGCTCAAGGGCGAAGAGAGCAAGATCGGCAATAAGAAGGGTTAG
- the folB gene encoding dihydroneopterin aldolase, with translation MDIIFLRGLRIETVIGLYDWERKTKQAVILDLEMATDIRPAAASDDIAHTVDYKAVSRRLISFVETSGCLLVETLAERIAGIVIEEFGVPWLRLTLNKRGAIQGCDVGLVIERGHKPGHA, from the coding sequence ATGGACATTATATTTCTCCGGGGTTTGCGGATCGAGACGGTGATCGGCCTCTACGATTGGGAGCGCAAAACCAAGCAGGCCGTGATCCTGGACTTGGAAATGGCCACGGATATCCGGCCCGCCGCCGCGTCCGACGATATCGCCCATACCGTCGATTACAAGGCGGTGTCGCGGCGGCTGATCAGCTTCGTCGAAACCAGCGGCTGCCTCCTGGTCGAAACCCTGGCCGAGCGCATCGCCGGGATCGTGATCGAGGAATTCGGCGTGCCCTGGCTGCGGCTGACCTTGAATAAGCGGGGCGCGATCCAGGGCTGCGACGTGGGCCTCGTGATCGAGCGCGGACACAAGCCGGGACATGCCTGA